The Cellulomonas wangleii genome includes a region encoding these proteins:
- a CDS encoding histone-like nucleoid-structuring protein Lsr2: MAQKVQVLLVDDVDGGTADETVTFGLDGVTYEIDLTSDNAAKLRDALAQWVGNARKVSGRSAGRSTARSSATSSSRTARSNEAQEIREWAKANGYQVSERGRISAEVKKAYDDAH; this comes from the coding sequence ATGGCACAGAAGGTGCAGGTCCTGCTGGTCGACGACGTCGACGGCGGGACGGCGGACGAGACGGTCACGTTCGGTCTCGACGGCGTGACGTACGAGATCGACCTCACGTCCGACAACGCCGCCAAGCTGCGCGACGCGCTCGCGCAGTGGGTCGGGAACGCGCGCAAGGTGAGCGGTCGCTCGGCCGGCCGTTCGACGGCTCGGTCCTCGGCCACCTCCTCGTCGCGCACCGCGCGGTCGAACGAGGCCCAGGAGATCCGCGAGTGGGCCAAGGCCAACGGCTACCAGGTCTCGGAGCGGGGTCGCATCTCCGCCGAGGTCAAGAAGGCCTACGACGACGCCCACTGA